GTATTCGATCTTGCGGGTGAGGGCGGCCAAGTGGAAGGGTTTGGAGATGTAATCGTCCGCCCCGAGCTCAAGTCCCCGGATGCGGTCGTCCTGGCTCTCCTTGGCCGAAAGGATCAAGACCATCACGTCCCGTGTCTTCTGATTCCCTTTGATCGCCTTGCAGACCTCGATTCCCGACGTCCGGGGCATCATCAAATCCAAGATCACGAGGTCCGGCTTGACCCGGTCGACTTCGCTCAGGGCGCTCGGGGCGTCAAAGACGCTCTGGACCTGGTAAGTCTCGGAGGAGAGTTTTTTGGTGATGAGTTTGTGGACGGTCGGGTCGTCATCGACGATCAAGACCTTCCAAGGAGGGTTCAAGGGCTGGGTCATTGACCCCAATTAACACCCGACGGGCGGCCGGCCGTCAAGGAAAGGTGTATGACGCGTTGCGTAACTTTCTTGACACCAGGACCGGTTTTGGGTACTCAGCGGGCCCTCGGTCGGTGTCTGTTGCCGTATTCGAGTGATATTAAATTATAGGTCTTTGATAGAATAATTAAATATAAGTAAATCAACAGATTAG
The sequence above is drawn from the bacterium genome and encodes:
- a CDS encoding response regulator translates to MTQPLNPPWKVLIVDDDPTVHKLITKKLSSETYQVQSVFDAPSALSEVDRVKPDLVILDLMMPRTSGIEVCKAIKGNQKTRDVMVLILSAKESQDDRIRGLELGADDYISKPFHLAALTRKIEYMLAKRNSMTEI